The DNA region ATAACTTGTTTTCAACTacaaacgcagcgttttgtttttttttgggttcaatgGTTTACAACttaataaacacacacaaaagaaaaaaatgttcttCACAGATGAAGAAGATTAGAGATGTTGTTCCAACCAATGTTCCACTGCCTTTTATCAGAAGGCACAGCGAAATTGAGCTCAAACATCTCTTTTGATATGTTACCACTTTCACAGAACCCTACAAGCTTCGCAACTATCTCTGCACTCTCTTGCACGTGCCTTGAGTCGTAAGGATCTGTCCATAGTTTGTTCACGAACTGGAGTTTCCTCTGTTTCCCTTCCAATGGCACATCCCATTTCGTATACAAATCCTCTCTCTCCTCAGGCGTCAGTCTCGAATTTACCCTTTTCGCcagaaactctctctctcttctcaatgcTTTTATACTGATAACGAAACAAAAGACCTATTAATTAAACAAACGTAACGCTTTGTGACCACATTTTGCAAGTGAGGTAAATATACGTTCACTTAATTACCTTGAAGATAGAGAGACTATGGATTCGTCGCAGTTTCGAGCTGGAGTTGCGTTACCAACTTCTGCTAGATGCTGTTCTAACCAAGTTAACCGTCTTAGCTCGACTTCCATGTAGATTTGATCGGCTTGATCACCTTTGAACAGTAGATAGAATTGTGTCCTGTGGATTATCGAGACGTGGCAGACATGCCACAGCTCTATGATCTGTTGTCTTTCCTCTATGAAAGTTATATGCCACGCTACTTGATTCTGCTCTTCATCTTCCATCATCGTGTTCTCCTCGTTCTCTACACTATATCCTGCTCCATCGTTTGCTTCCAACTCAAGCACCTGAACAAGTTAAAACTGATGAGAAAATAGATATAAAAGGAGAACAAGAGGATTTAATTTTAGGGTGCGTATCTTTGTCTAACCTGACAAACGAGAAGTTGTTTCTGGTACTGTAGTTTAGCTACACGTTCTTTGAGTTCAGTTACGTATGCTCTTATGCTTCTCACGTTCTCCTCTGCTGCGTTTTGGAACATTTGCTGCATTTTCTTCATGTTCACAGAGCTTGATCTCCTGTAGCCTGGAGTGCTTTCTCTTGACGACACATCTCcgctttcttctcctttctGTGGAGTCTCTTTCTCAGACCCCTGTGGTGTCGTTGCCCCTCTAGTTGCAGAATTGTTGTTCTCTTGAGGAGCTTTGTTCTCAGCATCACAATCCAAGACTTGCCTAGAAGCGGAAAGAGGAGAGCATGGAGACTTCAAGAAGTTCTGGCGGTTGGATACACTGCTTGGTGTCAAAGgcagaagcttcttcttctttgattgatgatgattcttTGACTTTGGGGTTTCATCTCCAGCATTGATATTGCTCGGAAGAGACATCACCAACTTATCTATTGACTTCTGAACACTCTCAAGTTGCTCCTCTAGATTTGCAATGGTGCTTCCTTGTGAATGGAGCCTTGTTATCTCTTCCTTGAGATTGGCACTTACGCTCTTGTTAGGAGCTATGCCATCTCCAACACCCATAACATCTTTAAGCATTGCGGATGGTTTAACAGTACGCATCTCCCTTATCTCTGCTTGAAGCTTAGCTATCGTCTGAGCTGCATCTTGATTCCCTAGTCTATGGCAAGCTACTTCCTTCTGTAACACTTCAAGTGCTTTTGTTGCTTCCTCCCCTAGCTGTTCTTGAAGGTGTTCAAGTTTGCGGATTTCATGCATCAATGTAAAAGGAGCAGTTGATGATTGCCGTATCATAGATTGGCGTATCGTAGTCTTTCTTGCTCTCTCATtccggtttagggttttgttctcTGCGCTAGGCGTCACGGCAACAGAATAGGATAGACATTTTCTGGCCGGTGGGTCTGGAGATTCAAAAGGATTTAAGCCCTGAGATACAACAAAAGGAATGCGTGTGAATATAATTAGCACAGTATAGAGACAGAGAGGTAGACTTAGAGACCTTATTTTGTTGCTGATCCCCTTGAAGCTTTTGGCGCAACTCCTCAAGTTGAATTTGTGCATCATCTCTTTGTCTCCTAAGCTCTTCGATTTCCATTTCCATCTacaaaatgtcacaaaacagCCAATAACTAAGTTTTTGGTTCAATTGTATATTTTGGTGTTCGGAAAAATCTTAAGTGGACAGAAACCTGCTGGATCTTGAAATCCTTTTCTCTTGATGGATCAGGGGTTCTACGCTCGGCCTCCAATCTAGCCACTTCTTTCTGAAGATGTTTCACTAGTTGCTTATCAGAGACAACCTGTAGATGTTTAGACAGCaagtaaaatttttgtttgtttttatcccAAAGGGCACTAAGAAGAACCAAAAGTATGGAACAAAGATCAATACCATGTTCACGTGGGCATTGTTTGTAACTTCTTTGGCTCGGTTAGCGAAGTATAGAGTATTTCTTGATTGTTCAGTATGAGCCGAAGCTGGACTCAGTGTACATATAATGGCTGTTCGGGCATTCCCACCTAGTGAATGCTGTAAAATCCGAGTAAGTTTGGAGTCTCTGTAAGGTATATGGCCGCTCCTTTTCCCCACACTATGAAGAGTTCACAGATTAAGATATAAGTTTAGTTACTAAAAAGTGTTTGTGATCTTAATGTCACTCTCAGACAATATGCAAGTACATTACCTTAATTTTCTTATGACAGTTGTAAGTGTCATTAGACTTAGATTGATATGGCAACCTTCCCTGAGTCTGGTTCCATCTGCCTGCGATTGAGATGCTCTTTCGCTTCCTGCTAAGTCCACGAAGTTCTACAATGCATTCACACACACAAACTAAGTCCACAACGTTCTAGTTAAACATTATGCAAACACAGAGAAATTGAATAGAGAGGGATCAATATTTACCAGACTAGCCATGTATGACCTCACACAATCTGAATTTTCACGTTGAGTACTTTGTATCGTCTGTTTTGCCATCAAGAGCATGTTATTAGCATTTACAGGGTATATGTATTTGTGTTTTAGTGAATCAATGAATTGAGATCATTACCAGTCTGATTATCTGGTGTGACCGCGAGCTGGTATCATTCAAAGCAGTTTCCCCAACTTGTCTTTgagctaaaacaaagaaaataaactccAGCAGTCAGTTTTATTGAAAAAGGCCAGGAGAATATAATCTCAAAAAGCCAAAGAGGATCCAACTTATTGAAGTTACCTTCACAAATACTAATCAGATGCCGCAAATGTTGATCATTGTTAGCTGTTTCTTCTACCAGTTTTTCAACCACAGTGCCTTTCTGCAATTGTGGATAATTAGGTGATTAGATCAATGAAAAGTCCACATTCAACCAAGGCCATAacatcagcaagaacataattAGTGTAAACTAGTGTGATACCTCAGGGTCATCGAGGAGTTTAAGGGCACGGCCGGAATCTGAATTCAGGAGATCTCTGACATTTTCATTGTATATTTCCAGACCAGAAATCTTGATAGTAAAATCTCTTTCAGGGGTCTGGAAATAACAGTGAAACAAATTGGTCAGAAGAACTGCAATGACATCTAAAGACATTGATTAGCAAATATGATCATAGCAATGCTTACCTTAATTATGTGATTGTAAATATCATTGACAGCTTTCTCAGTTACTCCTCTCATGGTGTATGTCTTCCCACTGCTCGTTTGTCCATAGGCAAATATCGTTgctgaaacaataaaaaaggaTTAGTCAATCTATATGATCAAATCCAAGTAAACGCCAAGAAAACAGAATTTAGCCATAATAAGAAGACAAGTACCATTTATGCCCATCAAAGCAGACAATGCAACATTCTTAACACCATCTTCATACACGTTTTCTGTGAAACTCTCTGGTCCAAAAACTTTATCTGAAACCAAAAAGGATGCAttaaaatcatcagaaaaccTCAGGAACAAAGAGTTggaaaacataacataaaaggCAGATATCAAACTTCAATTACCGAATGTAAATGAGGACTGATGATGCAAACGTTCTTGAGCTTGTGGTTTAGAGACAATGGTGTGGTCATCCACACATTCCCAAGCAACTTGGTCTTTAGCTAACAGTTCTTTCTTGTTAAGTGGCCTTAACCTTACAGTAACAACAATCTTCTCCTCCCTGGATCTTGAGCTTCCACCTGGTGTTACAGATTGTGTTCTGTCCATCTTCGAAACAGGTGTCCCAGGAGTTCTCATTGTCATCTATGTTATCTACAAAAcgtttataattttgttctcATCAGATCTTACTAATACAGctccacataaaaaaaaaaaacttcccaCAAATCTAGggatagtttttaaaatttactcaGATCTAATCTATGGAAAAAAACTCATATAAGGGAACCAAACTTAAATCCATAAATGGAAATGTTCAGATTGTTTCCATCAAATCCAGAAATGTTAAACACAAAAACTAACCCAAAAGCTTCATTTCactaaacaataataattaggAGATCGAAAACACTTACAGAGAAAAAATGAAGCAAGCAATCGGAGATTTTACTCTCAGATCTCAGGCAGAATCGTATTCAGATCGACGATAGagacaataaataaatttttttaaaaaaataaaagaatatgagagaagaagaagatagtgagAGAGGTGTCTGAGTATCGTGGAGCTTTTGTGGTAGAagaattgatgatgaagaagaagaagacgaacggATTTTGGGGGTTCTTTTTGTCTTTACGGAAGTGcgtgcagagagagagaaagatttttGAATCTGACGAGCCTCTCCTCTAACGGCTAGTTCTATCCATGTTTCTTTTGAGGGGCTTTCAATTTTATCTTATTTCAAAAGCTACCCTTCACATTTcgatttcttctacaaatcacctttaatttcattttattttttcttatgaataAAACCTCATTTTCTATTTCTGtcaaatttttctatttctgtCAACAcgtttagattattattattagttactgcggaattttatttacttgtatTTACTGAATATGAATTGATTTTATTCCTGAGCTTTCGTTTCCACCTTTTCCCTTTGCTAACAATTTTGATGTAAACATGATGAGATTTTGTCATCTTGTGAATTATTGGCTTACTAACAAAACGgtcatttattgtttttttttttctttttctttggtgctgtaaaactattttaatttatttgcaaCTCAATCGGAAAATAGGCTAATACTTTCCGATTTAGCGTATACAAATACTATGCGGAGAACCTTCCCCTATGAGTCTTTGAGGTGTTAAGTCAAGGTCTTTGCCTGTGATTTTGAGATATATGCAACTGCAAGCCTggatcttatttattttctttatatcaaCTTTAGTTGAAAATTGAATTATCAACGAAAACCAAGTAAATAGATTAAATAGAGACACGACTCATAACATgaaacatgtatatattatcGTTTTTCTTGGtcaaaattcaaacttaaaCAATCAATTCTCCATTTGTCTGTTATTTAATTCAATGATGTATTTTTCTATTGGATACAAACTAGTCTATATCATTCAGTTGACATTTTCAAGAAGAAGGTATATCAAAAACCATCTTCACTCAGATTTTGATGCAATTATATACAATTGGACAATTTCCACCAGTCCGCCTCTGTTTTACAATATTACGGTTGAAGTCAGTTAGTGAGGttttactgaaaaaaaaaaaaataacataaattttaacaTCATACCGTACTCGTTTTCttatattcaatgatttgtGTAAGTTTATATATGGGTTGGAAGCTTAACAACGCAATAGATTTGTTGACAAAACTTATAAgtatgttttttagaaaaattaggcaaataattaaaatgtttatctatattaacatttttgaagtacatttttatacccttgaaatttattttatttaatttgtttttttttcaacattaaccctttctaaaataatatttctacttaattaacctctacagattttcctaaaataacatttctatttaactcaattaatggaactatattAATCGATCAAATTTATCTATGTTTATTGCCATACACAGCATGACACCATCATTTAAGAGATCGAGAATAAATgctcaaaacttattttaatacatCTTTATGATAATTGAATGTAAATCGAGGGActttaagaaacaaaagattacatTCTCAATTATACTTACGACGAAGATAACGTTCATAAACACGATAacccaaattaagaaaatcaaattttagcaaatatataactttgtaagcaagaaatacatttatttctatatatatctcctttagaaactgaatattgttCTATATTCTTAACAACTCAAATAGACATACAGAAAAATCtcatgtttatttgttgtttatgaTGAGGATATTAACCATATTTCCGTCTTTTTATTTTAgctgtttatattatttaatgttaaatttacTACTCCAATGTTAAATTCACTACTTcaatgttaaattattttagtacttcaaataatttaatattttaactataATTACAATATCCTCATCAAATCTTCGACTTATCAATATGTTAACTACACATGGAGATTTAATAGGAAAATGAAACATGATATACTACACCTACATTCATAATTAGTGGCGTACTATATTACTAGcatatattataactatttccaaaattgtaatattttcaagatattataTACTTGATCACCAAGATTATCTCTACAtattcacacaaaaaaactcTGCGAtctctttaaagtttaaacactataaatacGTTCAGTTTACAGCAGCTAATATCACCGAATCCATTTCTCACTTTTTCATAACCTTATTAATCTGTCTATAATTAACTAACCTGGTAATTCGTGTTTGGGGTTTAGCCGTTTAGGTCATACTTCCATATTTCATATTGTTAGTTGCTATCAGTGTCATCCTGTATAATACAAAACCCCGtatcaactttttttgttaGGCGGCGAAAGTAAACTTTATGTatggtttaaatatatttactataGAAAAAAGTTGCTAAGGTGAAACAGCTTTTCAAGAAGTCGTTTCTTAAGATACAATTAACCTTATAATGGGTCGCTAGCTAATCTCTAAAAATTGTTATGTTACTTAATCtctttgcacaaaaaaacaaaatcagttacATTCCTAAAATGTCTATaccaatttggtttataatttcctaaactaatttatatatttagaaatttataacacttaataacatatgctaaaaatatatatacaatatttttttttcttttaaaaactctaatattcaATAGTAACTATACTGTTTGATATGAACAATTAAAATCTTTCATATTTATTAAGatggtgataaaaaatataaaaataattatttcatggattaaatctaataaatagaagtatttataatataatttattttgcgGTATACTGCATAATAACTTTTATGGATATAGTtttttcacgggttaaatctaaaaacattaaacttatgggttaaatttaaaaatactaaacaaatacaatgtttaaacaatttagtttttttattataaaaatattgtcctacgatgtaccgcgggttaaaatctagtaactTACAATTTACAAATAAGTCATCATAAAACATGAGACGAACAGTTGTATGTATAGTGGTATCAACTATCAAGTCGCTCTCAGcatgtccaaaaaaaaacctatagtTCCAAGTCAAAGTAACCATTAAAGTTCTGTACGACTCTCTGACCgttcatatacaaaaaaacataattttatctAGGATGCAATAATTATTAATCACTAATCAGGGAtcatacataataatataatatgtttaatattcgcCGGACCGTAATTAATAAAAGTCGCCACCGATCATTTTGACAAATCTCCCATAAAATCTCCCAAAACACctctcaacaaacaaaaaagagagcTCTTTAGTTGTCAAAACCCAATGtccatctctcttctcttcaccaGCTTCGTCGTCTTCTCCATTGCTGACCTCCCGTCGTGTTTCTCAGCCGACCAACAGTACGAAAAGTGTCGCTCAGCTCTGAGATGTGGATCTGGACCGCAGGTGTTCGAGTCGAACACCTCGTACCCGTTCTGGGGATCCAATAAACCCAAATTCTGCGGCCAATCATCGTTCGAACTATCCTGCGAGAATAATCAAACCCTATCCCTGGAGATCGGGGATCTCAAACTTCACGTTAAATCCGTGAATCTGGAGGATCAAGTAATTACCGTTGTTGATGAGAGCTGGTTAGATGGGAACTGCCCAGAGATTTTCAACTTCACCGGAGATAAGGAGTTTACATTAAACCCTTCCACCGAGAAGATTGATTTGTTCGATTGCCCCATAGACATAATCTCGCTATCAAATATTTCTTGCCAAACAAGCAATGATAGTCGGATAACATATCACGTCTTTGAACCGTCGTATGCTCATGTCCATGGTTGTACAAAGGTTGGAGAAATTCCGATGCTTCGGTCTGCTAAGAATGACCTTCACCAGTCAAATGACTCGAACAGAGCATTAGAGCGGGCTTTGGGACAAGGGTTCGATTTGAAGTATAGCATAGCAAATCAAGTTTGCCAGACTTGTACCACTTCCAATGGGATTTGTGGTTCAGAGACAGGGTCGGAAAATTTCCAATGTTTATGTGAAGACAAGCCTCACAAATCCTCCTGTCACGATGGTAACAAAGGTTAGTCCTTCATAGTTTACTTCTTTCAGTCCCAAgtttttttgtgattaaaatttaaagattggTTCCATCGGATCGATTCTGCACATAGA from Camelina sativa cultivar DH55 chromosome 3, Cs, whole genome shotgun sequence includes:
- the LOC104775952 gene encoding kinesin-like protein KIN-7A, whose product is MTMRTPGTPVSKMDRTQSVTPGGSSRSREEKIVVTVRLRPLNKKELLAKDQVAWECVDDHTIVSKPQAQERLHHQSSFTFDKVFGPESFTENVYEDGVKNVALSALMGINATIFAYGQTSSGKTYTMRGVTEKAVNDIYNHIIKTPERDFTIKISGLEIYNENVRDLLNSDSGRALKLLDDPEKGTVVEKLVEETANNDQHLRHLISICEAQRQVGETALNDTSSRSHQIIRLTIQSTQRENSDCVRSYMASLNFVDLAGSERASQSQADGTRLREGCHINLSLMTLTTVIRKLSVGKRSGHIPYRDSKLTRILQHSLGGNARTAIICTLSPASAHTEQSRNTLYFANRAKEVTNNAHVNMVVSDKQLVKHLQKEVARLEAERRTPDPSREKDFKIQQMEMEIEELRRQRDDAQIQLEELRQKLQGDQQQNKGLNPFESPDPPARKCLSYSVAVTPSAENKTLNRNERARKTTIRQSMIRQSSTAPFTLMHEIRKLEHLQEQLGEEATKALEVLQKEVACHRLGNQDAAQTIAKLQAEIREMRTVKPSAMLKDVMGVGDGIAPNKSVSANLKEEITRLHSQGSTIANLEEQLESVQKSIDKLVMSLPSNINAGDETPKSKNHHQSKKKKLLPLTPSSVSNRQNFLKSPCSPLSASRQVLDCDAENKAPQENNNSATRGATTPQGSEKETPQKGEESGDVSSRESTPGYRRSSSVNMKKMQQMFQNAAEENVRSIRAYVTELKERVAKLQYQKQLLVCQVLELEANDGAGYSVENEENTMMEDEEQNQVAWHITFIEERQQIIELWHVCHVSIIHRTQFYLLFKGDQADQIYMEVELRRLTWLEQHLAEVGNATPARNCDESIVSLSSSIKALRREREFLAKRVNSRLTPEEREDLYTKWDVPLEGKQRKLQFVNKLWTDPYDSRHVQESAEIVAKLVGFCESGNISKEMFELNFAVPSDKRQWNIGWNNISNLLHL